A window of the Gossypium hirsutum isolate 1008001.06 chromosome A05, Gossypium_hirsutum_v2.1, whole genome shotgun sequence genome harbors these coding sequences:
- the LOC107957586 gene encoding aldehyde oxidase GLOX: MSATPFVFSVLILQLLFASQPCHRFLAAAADGRWQLLQKSIGVSAMHMQLLRNDRVVVFDRTDFGPSKLPLPNGKCRNDPSDTALKVDCTAHSVEYDVLTNTFRPLMVQTDVWCSSGAIMPSGNLVQTGGFNDGERRVRTFSPCSTCDWQETPNGLAAKRWYASNHILPDGRQIVVGGRRQFNYEFVPKTITANTFSLPFLLQTSERGVENNLYPFVFLNVDGNLFIFANNRAILLDFMKNKVVKTYPTIPGGDPRSYPSTGSAVLLPLKNLKAAAIQAEVLVCGGAPKGSYVQAVRGKFIGALNTCARIKITDPNPQWVMETMPLARVMGDMILLPNGNVLLINGAGSGTAGWELGRNPVLNPVLYKPDNKIGTRYETQNPTTVPRLYHSTAALLRDGRVLVGGSNPHAFYNLTGVLFPTELSLEAFSPAYLDTKFNNIRPTITAPKSMSGIKYGTKLTVRVVITGKVAKNQVSVTMVAPAFNTHSFSMNQRLLVLGNDKVAALGEATYDIDVTTPRSGNLAPSGFYLLFVVHQGIPSKGIWVKLQ; the protein is encoded by the coding sequence ATGTCAGCCACACCATTTGTTTTCTCCGTCCTAATCCTTCAACTCCTCTTTGCCTCACAACCATGTCACCGTTTCCTCGCTGCCGCCGCCGACGGTCGATGGCAACTTCTACAAAAAAGCATTGGCGTCTCCGCCATGCACATGCAACTCCTCAGGAATGACCGTGTTGTTGTGTTTGATAGGACTGATTTTGGCCCGTCCAAACTGCCGTTGCCAAATGGGAAATGCCGCAATGACCCATCTGACACTGCTCTCAAAGTGGATTGCACGGCTCATTCAGTTGAGTACGATGTTCTAACCAATACGTTCAGGCCTCTCATGGTTCAAACCGACGTTTGGTGCTCTTCAGGGGCTATCATGCCGAGTGGTAATTTGGTCCAAACCGGTGGTTTTAATGACGGCGAACGACGGGTTAGGACTTTTAGCCCATGCAGCACCTGCGATTGGCAAGAGACACCAAATGGATTAGCGGCCAAAAGATGGTACGCCTCCAACCATATCTTACCAGATGGAAGACAAATTGTTGTCGGTGGTCGGAGACAATTTAATTACGAGTTCGTTCCTAAAACTATTACTGCCAACACGTTCAGTTTGCCTTTCTTGTTGCAAACCAGTGAGAGAGGAGTTGAGAACAACCTCTACCCTTTTGTGTTTCTTAACGTTGATGGGAACTTATTTATTTTCGCCAACAATCGAGCTATTTTGCTTGATTTTATGAAAAACAAAGTAGTGAAGACGTATCCAACAATTCCAGGCGGCGATCCAAGAAGCTACCCGAGCACTGGTTCGGCCGTTTTGCTTCCACTGAAGAACTTGAAAGCGGCAGCCATTCAAGCTGAAGTATTGGTTTGTGGGGGTGCTCCAAAAGGATCTTATGTTCAAGCTGTACGTGGGAAGTTCATTGGAGCCTTGAATACTTGTGCTAGGATCAAAATAACAGACCCGAATCCGCAGTGGGTCATGGAGACCATGCCTTTAGCTAGAGTTATGGGTGACATGATATTGCTCCCGAACGGCAATGTCTTGCTCATCAATGGAGCAGGTTCAGGAACAGCAGGATGGGAATTGGGTCGGAACCCAGTTTTGAACCCGGTGTTGTACAAGCCTGATAACAAAATTGGGACACGGTACGAGACACAAAATCCGACAACCGTTCCACGTTTGTACCATTCCACAGCCGCATTGCTTCGTGATGGCAGAGTTTTAGTAGGAGGAAGCAATCCCCACGCATTTTACAACCTCACGGGTGTTCTTTTCCCTACTGAACTAAGCTTAGAGGCATTCTCTCCGGCATATTTAGACACTAAATTCAACAACATAAGACCCACAATCACTGCTCCAAAGTCAATGTCCGGAATCAAATACGGCACAAAATTAACTGTTCGAGTGGTGATTACCGGAAAAGTAGCTAAAAACCAGGTGTCGGTAACAATGGTGGCGCCGGCTTTCAACACACATTCATTCTCTATGAATCAAAGGTTGCTTGTACTTGGAAACGACAAGGTGGCGGCTTTGGGGGAAGCAACGTATGACATTGATGTCACGACACCACGTTCGGGTAATCTTGCGCCGTCAggattttatcttttatttgtgGTCCATCAAGGCATTCCCAGCAAAGGCATTTGGGTCAAATTGCAGTAG